In Erythrobacter sp. F6033, a single genomic region encodes these proteins:
- a CDS encoding acyl carrier protein, translating into MSDTADRVQKIVVEHLGVEGDKVTQEASFIDDLGADSLDIVELVMAFEEEFGVEIPDDAAEKISTVGDATKFIEEHKG; encoded by the coding sequence ATGAGCGATACTGCCGACCGCGTGCAGAAAATTGTTGTCGAGCACCTTGGTGTTGAAGGCGACAAAGTAACTCAAGAAGCCAGCTTCATTGATGATCTGGGCGCAGACAGCCTCGACATCGTTGAGCTCGTGATGGCTTTCGAAGAAGAATTCGGCGTCGAAATTCCTGACGATGCGGCTGAAAAAATCAGCACCGTTGGCGATGCGACCAAGTTCATCGAAGAACATAAGGGCTAA
- a CDS encoding serine hydrolase domain-containing protein, with translation MQSSNRAPQDSGQQEASSNVSGHGYVAEGFEPVAHAFQASIMSGEALGAACTIMHRGKTVVDLHGGWRDSARTEAWGADDIALVYSLTKGLTGMASAVAVSQGLFSYDERVSDIWPEFGAHGKEAVTVGEALSEQAGLAAIDLKLTLKNIGDEEAICAAIAGQKPNWKPGDYAGNHAYTLGWIASELIHRRDPQGRRLPQFFAEEVAGPLGQDVFIGLPESFDRDRIAKIEGFGMQDLFIRHTTMPWALTFKMCLPGTLAFRTLNNPLVLEGPQALDNEDYWRIGQGAAGGMASARGLATLYNAFAEGGEKLGVTPEVMAILTKGHRHPHKGLKDKVLTADMYYSHCFEKPFSAWEFARTRSAFGSFAVGGSLAFCDPEDGVAYAWITNQLGTAKWDDAREKLVRDAFYTCLENRS, from the coding sequence ATGCAATCGTCAAATCGCGCGCCACAGGATAGCGGGCAGCAAGAGGCCAGTTCAAACGTATCGGGTCACGGCTATGTCGCTGAAGGCTTCGAGCCGGTTGCGCATGCTTTTCAGGCATCGATCATGTCTGGCGAGGCACTGGGTGCGGCTTGCACGATTATGCATCGCGGAAAGACCGTGGTGGATTTGCACGGTGGATGGAGAGATTCTGCGCGAACGGAAGCGTGGGGCGCCGATGATATCGCGCTGGTCTACTCGCTCACCAAGGGGCTTACGGGAATGGCCAGTGCTGTCGCGGTTTCGCAGGGCCTTTTTTCCTATGATGAGCGCGTCTCCGATATCTGGCCCGAGTTTGGCGCGCATGGGAAAGAAGCAGTAACGGTAGGCGAGGCCTTGTCCGAACAAGCCGGGCTTGCGGCGATCGATTTAAAGCTCACCCTTAAGAATATCGGCGATGAGGAAGCGATCTGCGCTGCCATCGCTGGTCAGAAACCCAATTGGAAACCCGGCGACTACGCCGGGAACCACGCTTACACGCTCGGCTGGATCGCGAGTGAATTGATCCACCGCCGTGATCCACAAGGGCGGCGACTGCCGCAGTTCTTTGCTGAGGAAGTGGCCGGCCCGCTTGGGCAAGACGTTTTCATTGGTCTCCCCGAAAGCTTTGATCGCGATCGTATTGCAAAGATCGAAGGGTTCGGAATGCAGGACCTCTTCATTCGCCACACCACGATGCCGTGGGCTCTCACATTCAAGATGTGTCTGCCAGGTACGCTCGCATTCCGCACGTTGAACAATCCGCTTGTCCTTGAAGGACCGCAGGCACTCGACAATGAGGACTATTGGCGCATCGGGCAGGGCGCTGCTGGCGGCATGGCGTCGGCGCGCGGATTGGCGACACTGTACAATGCCTTTGCAGAAGGTGGCGAGAAACTGGGCGTCACGCCTGAGGTCATGGCCATCCTCACAAAAGGGCATCGGCATCCGCACAAGGGGCTGAAAGACAAAGTCCTTACCGCTGACATGTATTATTCGCACTGTTTCGAAAAGCCGTTCAGCGCGTGGGAATTTGCACGGACTCGCAGCGCCTTCGGAAGCTTCGCAGTGGGCGGTTCGCTCGCCTTTTGCGATCCCGAAGACGGCGTAGCTTACGCCTGGATCACCAATCAACTTGGCACCGCAAAGTGGGATGATGCCCGCGAAAAACTGGTGCGCGATGCGTTTTACACCTGTCTGGAGAACCGCTCATGA
- the fabF gene encoding beta-ketoacyl-ACP synthase II yields MRRVVVTGLGLVTPLGGDVETSWKNLIAGESGAGQITRFDTSDQKCTIACEVKDKDHPWGFDADRRVDHKVQRQVDPFIVYGIDAAGQALEDAGLTDMTDAEKERTGCSIGAGIGGLPGIESESLVLANRGPARVSPHFVHGRLINLVTGQVQIKYGFMGPNHAVVTACSTGAHSIGDAARMIMMDDADVMLAGGAESTINPLGIAGFAQARALNTDMNDRPTEASRPYDKDRAGFVMGEGAGVVVLEEYERAKARGATIYAEVTGYGLSGDAYHVTAPHPEGKGAELAMRMALKKAGLSSGDIDYVNAHGTSTMADTIELAAVMRVLGKDLGGASMSSTKSAIGHLLGGAGAVEAVFCILAMRDGIVPPTLNLHNPDDGTEGIDLVPLTAKKREVRAVLNNSFGFGGTNASLIMQKVDG; encoded by the coding sequence ATGCGCCGCGTTGTTGTAACCGGACTTGGACTTGTCACCCCGCTGGGCGGCGATGTCGAAACCTCTTGGAAAAACCTGATTGCTGGCGAAAGCGGCGCGGGCCAGATCACGCGCTTCGACACGTCAGACCAGAAATGCACCATTGCGTGCGAGGTGAAAGACAAAGACCACCCTTGGGGCTTCGACGCGGATAGGCGCGTCGATCACAAGGTTCAGCGGCAAGTCGATCCCTTTATCGTCTACGGTATCGACGCGGCGGGTCAGGCTCTCGAAGACGCAGGCCTGACCGATATGACCGATGCGGAAAAAGAGCGCACCGGTTGTTCCATCGGCGCAGGGATCGGCGGGCTTCCGGGGATTGAAAGCGAAAGCCTAGTACTGGCCAATCGCGGCCCTGCGCGAGTGTCTCCGCACTTTGTGCACGGACGCCTGATCAACCTTGTCACCGGACAGGTGCAGATCAAATACGGCTTTATGGGGCCTAACCACGCGGTTGTTACTGCATGTTCCACCGGAGCGCATTCGATTGGCGACGCCGCGCGGATGATCATGATGGATGATGCCGATGTGATGCTGGCTGGCGGCGCGGAAAGCACCATCAATCCGCTTGGCATTGCTGGTTTCGCTCAGGCGCGTGCGCTTAACACCGATATGAACGACCGGCCTACCGAGGCGAGCCGTCCCTATGACAAAGACCGCGCTGGCTTTGTCATGGGTGAGGGCGCCGGTGTCGTTGTGCTAGAAGAATACGAACGTGCCAAAGCACGCGGCGCGACGATCTATGCCGAAGTGACCGGATACGGCCTTTCGGGCGATGCGTACCACGTCACGGCGCCGCATCCTGAAGGCAAGGGCGCGGAACTTGCTATGCGAATGGCTTTGAAGAAGGCTGGCCTCAGCTCGGGCGACATTGATTACGTCAACGCCCACGGCACCAGCACAATGGCCGACACAATCGAACTCGCCGCTGTGATGCGTGTGCTGGGCAAAGATTTGGGCGGTGCGTCTATGAGCTCGACCAAATCGGCCATCGGGCACCTTCTGGGCGGCGCTGGCGCGGTTGAGGCGGTGTTCTGTATCCTGGCCATGCGCGATGGCATTGTTCCGCCGACGCTGAACTTGCACAATCCGGACGACGGCACCGAAGGGATCGACCTTGTGCCGCTTACCGCGAAAAAGCGCGAAGTGCGCGCAGTGCTCAACAACAGCTTCGGCTTTGGCGGCACCAACGCATCGCTGATTATGCAAAAGGTGGACGGGTAA
- a CDS encoding 2'-5' RNA ligase family protein, producing MANPFIVTAKLPSNIQGWADRLRRAHYPAERNHLHAHVTMFHSFAPSLLDELKDFLPRVAGEFSAPEAEMSGVMDLHTGTAIALHSPQLLSLREFIAEHFHGSLTAQDLYEPRPHITIQNKVTKREARALQAELAPAIEHVRFEFPALELHLYQGGPWDLVKTCVFRGRERL from the coding sequence ATGGCCAACCCGTTTATCGTCACTGCAAAACTGCCGTCTAACATTCAAGGCTGGGCTGATCGCCTGCGCCGCGCGCACTATCCGGCAGAGCGCAATCATCTGCATGCGCATGTCACAATGTTCCATTCCTTTGCACCGTCGTTGCTCGATGAATTGAAGGACTTCCTGCCGCGTGTTGCAGGAGAATTTTCGGCGCCAGAGGCAGAGATGAGCGGTGTAATGGACCTGCACACCGGCACAGCCATCGCGTTGCACAGCCCGCAATTGCTGTCATTGCGGGAATTCATTGCGGAGCATTTCCATGGCAGCCTGACCGCGCAAGATTTGTATGAGCCGCGCCCGCACATTACGATCCAAAACAAGGTGACCAAGCGCGAGGCGAGGGCGCTCCAGGCTGAATTGGCGCCTGCGATCGAACATGTCCGCTTTGAGTTTCCGGCTTTGGAACTGCATCTGTATCAAGGCGGGCCATGGGATCTGGTGAAGACCTGCGTGTTCCGCGGACGAGAGCGGCTTTAA
- the mltG gene encoding endolytic transglycosylase MltG, giving the protein MKKLGCIVGLLLAIALAAGLYLGGSLMGSTTIKQETPFVIPAGSSLSAVANKLEDESLIVSADGFLMYARVLGSSDPIQAGEFSLKPEMSQGDILEAFQNGDVIRRFVTIPEGMPSILVYEKLMAEELLTGEIEVPLEGSVLPDTYSYERGQDRGEIIEQMQSAMDTYLAEAWAKRGPDIAVETMREALILASIVEKETGTASERGTVAGLYSNRVKTGMLLQADPTIIYPITKGKPLGRRIRQSEIAAVNGYNTYTRVGLPDGPITNPGRESIAAVLNPERHSYLFMVADGTGGHEFNETLEGHNAAVDKWYRLRRERGEM; this is encoded by the coding sequence ATGAAAAAGCTCGGCTGCATCGTCGGGCTGCTGCTCGCAATTGCTCTGGCAGCGGGTCTGTATCTTGGCGGCTCCCTGATGGGCAGCACCACGATCAAGCAGGAAACGCCATTTGTTATTCCAGCAGGATCATCGCTGAGCGCGGTGGCGAACAAGCTGGAAGACGAAAGCCTGATCGTATCAGCCGACGGTTTCCTGATGTATGCTCGGGTGCTGGGATCGTCTGACCCCATTCAGGCAGGCGAGTTTTCGCTCAAGCCGGAAATGAGCCAGGGTGACATTCTGGAAGCCTTTCAAAACGGAGATGTGATCCGCCGGTTTGTGACCATTCCAGAGGGCATGCCGTCGATCCTCGTTTATGAAAAACTGATGGCAGAAGAATTGCTTACTGGCGAAATCGAGGTTCCTCTCGAAGGGTCTGTGTTGCCGGATACCTATTCGTATGAACGCGGACAAGATCGCGGTGAAATCATCGAACAGATGCAAAGCGCGATGGACACATATCTCGCCGAAGCATGGGCGAAGCGCGGTCCGGATATCGCTGTCGAAACGATGCGAGAGGCGTTGATCCTCGCCTCTATTGTGGAGAAAGAAACCGGCACAGCGTCAGAGCGGGGCACTGTTGCAGGGCTGTATTCCAACCGCGTGAAAACGGGCATGTTGCTGCAAGCAGACCCTACGATCATCTATCCGATCACCAAAGGTAAGCCGTTAGGCCGCCGCATCCGCCAATCCGAGATTGCGGCTGTGAACGGCTACAACACTTATACACGTGTTGGCTTGCCCGACGGGCCGATCACCAATCCGGGGCGCGAGAGCATCGCCGCGGTGTTGAACCCGGAACGGCATAGCTACCTGTTTATGGTGGCCGATGGCACGGGTGGGCATGAGTTTAACGAGACGCTTGAGGGGCATAATGCCGCTGTCGACAAATGGTATCGCCTCCGCCGTGAGCGGGGCGAAATGTAG
- a CDS encoding metallophosphoesterase codes for MSIRHVVLSDLHLGARDSLLTHVHGSGEIADGPSEVLAAFANGMRETLRDQEKPQLVLLGDALDLGLSPFGDVSKSFLQLLDAFFPVDGIELFDREIIYVAGNHDHHLWRMAQDNGFLSALEAGQVPGDLDSVTKIFGTPTHRCRLMESLFAHRPHLQGASVKIAYPNWGLSNGETKRAVVMHHGHYLDGMYRALSNMRAFLGDGEARPDTMRQLEQENGPWIDFLWSDLGSAGEIGDEAGSLYEVMLSAGASHDFAESIARRITGGLHAKLGINPKMPLKYGVTLDNLIRAAVDLTAGRAAERQRDGYGHVLGEDEIEDLGWYLGTPLAHQVREEISDMPRELSFIFGHTHKPFQDELLVDGYDVPVGVFNTGGWVLDEPTLMPVQGCAAMLVSDELEVASLRLFNDPTDGKITPVRVEGSGRASRLVDEASAAVERAADHWANFSNVVHARIVEEADVRVRKILARSDAELREAAE; via the coding sequence ATGAGCATCCGCCATGTAGTATTATCTGATCTTCACCTCGGCGCGCGTGACAGCTTGCTGACTCATGTCCATGGCAGCGGTGAAATCGCCGATGGCCCTTCAGAAGTGCTCGCCGCTTTTGCCAATGGTATGAGGGAAACGCTGCGCGATCAGGAGAAGCCGCAGCTTGTTCTGCTTGGCGACGCTTTGGACCTTGGTCTTTCACCGTTTGGTGATGTCTCGAAAAGCTTCCTACAACTCTTGGATGCTTTCTTCCCGGTTGATGGCATCGAATTGTTCGATCGGGAAATCATCTATGTCGCCGGCAATCACGATCATCACTTGTGGCGCATGGCGCAGGACAACGGTTTTCTTTCGGCGCTAGAGGCGGGCCAGGTCCCGGGTGATCTGGACTCGGTTACAAAGATTTTCGGCACACCCACGCATCGCTGCCGCCTGATGGAATCTCTTTTTGCCCATCGCCCGCATTTGCAGGGCGCGTCTGTCAAAATTGCCTACCCAAATTGGGGGCTGTCAAACGGCGAGACCAAGCGTGCGGTGGTTATGCATCACGGGCACTACCTTGATGGGATGTACCGCGCTCTTTCGAATATGCGCGCGTTCCTGGGCGATGGCGAAGCACGTCCTGACACTATGCGTCAGCTGGAGCAGGAGAACGGTCCATGGATTGATTTCCTGTGGTCCGATCTGGGTAGCGCAGGCGAAATCGGCGATGAAGCAGGCTCGCTTTACGAAGTCATGCTTAGCGCGGGTGCAAGCCACGATTTTGCTGAGAGCATTGCCCGCCGGATCACTGGCGGCCTGCATGCAAAGCTCGGCATCAATCCGAAAATGCCGCTTAAATACGGTGTCACGCTGGACAATCTGATCCGCGCCGCAGTCGACCTGACGGCGGGTCGCGCGGCAGAACGGCAACGCGATGGTTACGGCCATGTCTTGGGTGAAGACGAGATCGAAGATCTCGGTTGGTATCTCGGGACGCCGCTGGCGCATCAAGTGCGCGAAGAAATCTCGGATATGCCGCGCGAGCTTTCATTTATTTTTGGACACACCCACAAACCGTTTCAGGATGAACTCCTTGTCGATGGCTATGACGTACCCGTCGGCGTCTTCAATACAGGCGGCTGGGTGCTCGACGAGCCGACTTTGATGCCAGTGCAAGGCTGTGCTGCGATGCTTGTCTCTGACGAGCTCGAAGTCGCCTCACTGCGTCTGTTCAATGATCCGACCGATGGCAAAATCACGCCGGTGCGCGTCGAAGGCAGCGGCCGAGCAAGCCGATTGGTCGACGAAGCTTCCGCAGCTGTTGAACGCGCTGCTGACCATTGGGCCAATTTCTCTAACGTCGTTCACGCTCGCATTGTCGAGGAAGCCGATGTCCGCGTTCGCAAAATACTCGCACGATCAGATGCAGAGCTTCGGGAGGCCGCAGAATGA